aaatatatattaaaatataaaatacatattaaaaataaattaaataatatatatttatatataaatacacgatgattaattttaataactactTTCAGtgtataaataacatttttaatataatcaacATAAAAAAGTGGCTTTTATTTTGTATTGTGTAGtatataattctattttattttatattacttgatatTTCTCTTCTTGTAATAgtttttaacaataataaaaatacactatGGTATAGTTGAGTAGTTTTTGTGTTTGGTAAAgatttaattatatcaaattttcaattaaatatatatatatatatatatatatatattaattaaattcttatattatataatttttttaaatttaattcctATAAATATAAAACATCTAAAAAACGTTAATAAATTGTGAATTTACTTATCTATCCTGTTTCACACGGTCATTGCTTGCTCCCATTACCTTTGTTATTCAACTCTTCTTCTATTAGAATTCCATCATCAGTTTCATCTCCTATAACCTCATCATCATCCAGCATTCTCCCTGCCAAATTCTTCTTGTCTATTTCTTAATCATTTTTCTTAGAGACATTAAGTCGAGCATCTGATGAACGTGATTTATCATCCTTGACATTCCCTTGTTCCAAACCACCATTTGATGATATTACATATTTTTCATAATTCTTAGTCACATTTTTAACACCATCCTTTTCAAATTGTTCCTCATCTTCATCAAAAAgcatagaatatatatttatgaTGATAAAGAATAGGAAACAATCTACTCATTAATATCTGGGTACAAACACGACTTactaaaaaattcaaaaattaaatcaatttaaGAAATAAGTATTTAATCAGTggtatattttttcttaatcaGTTCATAAAccattatataaaaaatgatcATATACTTAAACCTGTTTCATCAAtgttaaaaaactaaaaaaaaaaacttgtcaTCTATTTTAACAGATCGAGTTCAGATAGCAAGGTGAGACGACGCAGCGAAGCTAGGCCAGACACCGCGTGACACGTGAGGAATACAAATTATACTTATTTAAATTATGCAGAATAACATTAAAGCATTTAAATTATATTCTCTTGATTTATTAGTATAATTGATgacaaaataatattaaattattttcataaacattaaaaatacaaataagatgatttaaatattaggaatacaaataaaacttatttcaaatattaaaaatagaaatgatactttatttaaaaaaaaagacagaGTAGTATACTAATTATTAGGGGGAAAATAATATCATCCAtctaccaaaaataaaataaaataataaagaagtTCTAAAAATGTCTCATTTCAATAATTGTGCAATCCATGCATGCATGGTCAATGATATATATACTGTCTAAACAACTATTAATAAATACTAgacaaatcaaatttttattcaaaagaaATCATCAGtatcataaaaataatatttaagcACATCGTAGAATCAAATCTTGTTTCACATTATTCAAATAGAAATTATAGAAATAAACAGATGAACAGATATAATCCATATAGTACTCCATCTTTTGATATATGGTAGATACTTATATTATGATATCAATTCATCTAATAATTTCTAATGCGATTTTTATGTGAATACATCATTGTTAAAGTATTTATCACACTACAACAACACGGCAGATGGCGATAATTGAAATTTTGGATGGCGACAATTTTCTGATTACTGTTAAACATTCTACAACAGTTGGTCAACTGCTGATAGTAAAAACGCCAATAAATCTTTAGCGACGATTTTTTATAACTGTTGAAATAATCACTGCTAAACTGTATTTAGCGGCAAATACATATAATTATAGTTATTATTACCATCCTATggtttatattaattaataaaccTAAGTGCTTCCATCTCCTCCCTAAACTTGGGCATGGCATCATTGGGGAGTGACACAAAAACCCTAACTCCTCCTTTCATTGATGAATCAATGTTACTAAGAGGTGCAAAAATGCACAATCCAACTGACCCAAACGTGTTGCATGGAGCAGGTAGTGCATTCACCAACACATTCCCTCTAAAATCCAATTTTTCCAAGAACCCTAAATGTTTCCAATCAGTCAAACTCATGAATGCACCACTACCTTCCACATCAAAATCCTCAACCGTTGACTCAAAAGTGTTAATTGAGTTTCTAATATATTCCTTTGTAAAAGCAACCTTCTTGCTCTCTTTGATGTGCTTCACAACTTGTGAGAGTGGCTTCTCATTGAGTTCCTTCACCTTTAGCACCACATTTGCATCCACAATTGCATTCCCATAATACCCTTCTGGCAAAGGAGGATCtagcaagtgccttctaattcCCACTATCACACTAAGCATTGTTTTCCCATCATAGCTAAGTTTTAGGGCTCTAACTCTTGATCTCCAAACATAAGCAGCTAGTGATTCAAAACTTGTGATGATGATGTTTTCTTTTGTGGTTTCAATAATATTGTTGTCAAATTCTTTGATCAAACTCATCTTGAGTCTTCTTATGTTCTCATCATCCACCTTAAAACATTCATGTACAAGTGTTTTGGAGGGAAGATATGGTGAACTCGCGACCGAGGGACCATCCATGGGACTTGGCAATGGAGTGTTTGTAAATGACCCAATTAGCCTTTCTCTTTCCCAAACAGGCTTTACTGAAGCCTCATTTCTTCCACTTGCAAATTCAATTATAGCTCTTAAGAATTGAGATGCGCCGCATCCATCTATGACAACATGCGAAACTGCCATGCCAAGGACGAATCCGCCGCATAAGAATTTTGTCACCTTGAACCCTAAAGGATATTGTTTAACTCTTTCTTCATCTTGTGAAGGAAGATCAAAGGCAAAGAGTTTTGCAACTTGTGTATCACTAACATCAAGGTaatgaagagaagaaagatTGCAATTAGCAATTGCCTCCACAAATGGAACTCCAATGTTGGGATTGCAATGAACTCTAAACTTCCCATCAACATGTTTCACAAGCCTACCAGCAAGAGGGTAGTAATAGAACAAAGCCTTTGAGAGTGCTTCCTTGATCACATTAATAGGGTTAGGGTCAATTTGGTCATTTGTGTAAGCACCATGATTTTGTGATGATTTGTAAACATGAATGGTTTGACATAGGCTATTGTGGTCAGGTATGTTGTCAAGTGTtgatagagaaagaattgaggAAGGAGTGACCTTGGATGGTGTGACAAATACTACATCTTTAATATGAATATTAAGAGGTGccattgaaatttttttgtggCTTTTGGAATTTGGAGAACGCTTGTGTTTGTGATTGTGGGATTTGAAATGTGTTGGAGTGGTTTATATAGATTATAACTTGAATTGGATTGGATGATTATTACTCATAAGGCATATACTTATATAGCTTCGTTCATGCATGTATGTACATATATAATTGACTTACATGCAATAATTGGCAAGATGGAATAAttttaggtattatatgaatgAATTCCTCATGTTATAATTATTATAGGGGtgtcaaaatatatataaagaatgGTAATGGAAGTTTCTTGTATGGATTGAGTCCACATGGTTTTGGGAATATGATTATGATTACCGTTAATTTTATAAATGTTTTGGCAATTAGATCTCATTTTTATATTGAGTCCATTTTTAAGTTGAAtataattcatttttttgtttagtatgtcactacaagaaaatcACTTTTAGTGATAAGTTAGTTTGGTTttattgataataaaaataattgctAATGTTAGACATTAgtcattttatattttgttgttaaaaaattttagtaacaattatataataattattggtAAAACTGTTTTAGTAgtcataaaattttataatttgtcTTTAAGAATCTCATGATATCTCAttccaaaaatttaaattaatagaaggagacaacataaataattatatctctaccacttttttcaaataaaaagttatatcttttttttatttgtcttatactatttttttttctttttaaaatttactaaaaatcGAACTTAAAGTTTTTCAGACATAAAACTCTATACCATGTCAGAATACTACTCatactaaaaatttaaactgataaaaatgaataatataaatgactatatctttaaaaaaaaataaacaatggTCATAATGTTATTATCATTAAAACTTGTTTCTCTAAAACTGGTTTCTCTTGTAGCTTGTTATTGCGTGTATTTATTGGATCAGCTATAGATATTCAATATTTGCAACATTATTTCACTTTCTAAGTTTCTAAGAATATAatctcatatatatattttgttggtTTGTATTATTCAACGTTCTATATaacttaaaaatattgatataattaataAGGAAAAGTATATGGAACCAACTAATAATCAGCCAAGAATGGaacaacataattaattataattagttttattaatttataatttaatttgttttttaaattattgttgacCACGTTCAAAACATGAGGGAAGATACGTTAGTGATAGAAGAGAATCACGGAACATATGCTTTGATCATTCATTAGTTGGttccatataattaattatgttttattaatgcGTAACATATGAAACATAGAAATCATATTGAAAACCATCAAATTTACAAGAAATGCCTATCAGTAGCAACATCCGGTTAAAGTCACCGGTGCCTCTAATTTACCAGTTGGTTGAGTCTTGGCTTATATAGAGTTGGTTCCTAGCATTGTTGAATTAATAACTATTGTAAACGCTACAACACTTACTTCTTAAATTCACTTTTGGAATTGTTTTAAGATCACTTAAttctaataaataattataattattaactATGCCATATTAGGAAACAATATTGAAAaatcatatataatatataagcAATGTCATAGTTTTAAATAGAATGGCGTAATTTTCATCCTTTGTACCATATGTGCTAATGTGTGC
Above is a genomic segment from Arachis stenosperma cultivar V10309 chromosome 1, arast.V10309.gnm1.PFL2, whole genome shotgun sequence containing:
- the LOC130974562 gene encoding spermidine coumaroyl-CoA acyltransferase-like, which encodes MAPLNIHIKDVVFVTPSKVTPSSILSLSTLDNIPDHNSLCQTIHVYKSSQNHGAYTNDQIDPNPINVIKEALSKALFYYYPLAGRLVKHVDGKFRVHCNPNIGVPFVEAIANCNLSSLHYLDVSDTQVAKLFAFDLPSQDEERVKQYPLGFKVTKFLCGGFVLGMAVSHVVIDGCGASQFLRAIIEFASGRNEASVKPVWERERLIGSFTNTPLPSPMDGPSVASSPYLPSKTLVHECFKVDDENIRRLKMSLIKEFDNNIIETTKENIIITSFESLAAYVWRSRVRALKLSYDGKTMLSVIVGIRRHLLDPPLPEGYYGNAIVDANVVLKVKELNEKPLSQVVKHIKESKKVAFTKEYIRNSINTFESTVEDFDVEGSGAFMSLTDWKHLGFLEKLDFRGNVLVNALPAPCNTFGSVGLCIFAPLSNIDSSMKGGVRVFVSLPNDAMPKFREEMEALRFIN